A genomic region of Pseudoxanthomonas suwonensis contains the following coding sequences:
- a CDS encoding ferredoxin--NADP reductase yields the protein MLAPTIGHYVLARDDGQPLDFIPGQFIQIHFDYADGTPARRSYSLATIHDHAMGPGEAVEIAVSHVPGGAATALFEGLALGDRINASGPYGRFCLMPGDHNRRYLLIGTGTGVTPYRSMLPVLAQQMAERGTEVVVLSGARTPGELLYAEDFRAFADAHPRFRYVPCLSRELPAAGSPQAHPDVRHGYVQQQLAEFAPDPATDIAYLCGNPDMVDACFEALKGYGLPVPQIRREKYVSNK from the coding sequence ATGCTGGCGCCCACCATCGGCCACTACGTGCTCGCCCGCGACGACGGCCAGCCGCTGGACTTCATCCCCGGCCAGTTCATCCAGATCCACTTCGACTACGCCGACGGCACCCCGGCGCGGCGCAGCTATTCGCTGGCGACCATCCACGACCACGCGATGGGACCGGGCGAAGCGGTGGAGATCGCGGTCAGCCACGTGCCCGGCGGGGCGGCGACCGCGCTGTTCGAAGGCCTGGCGCTCGGCGACCGGATCAACGCCAGCGGCCCCTACGGCCGCTTCTGCCTGATGCCCGGCGACCACAACCGGCGCTACCTGCTGATCGGCACCGGCACCGGCGTGACCCCGTACCGCTCGATGCTGCCGGTGCTGGCGCAGCAGATGGCCGAACGCGGGACCGAGGTGGTGGTGCTGTCCGGCGCGCGCACCCCGGGCGAACTGCTCTACGCGGAGGACTTCCGCGCCTTCGCCGACGCGCACCCGCGCTTCCGCTACGTGCCGTGCCTGTCGCGCGAACTGCCCGCGGCCGGTTCGCCGCAGGCGCACCCCGACGTGCGCCACGGCTATGTGCAGCAGCAGCTGGCCGAGTTCGCCCCGGATCCGGCCACCGACATCGCCTACCTGTGCGGCAACCCGGACATGGTCGACGCCTGCTTCGAGGCGCTGAAGGGGTATGGATTGCCGGTGCCTCAGATCCGCCGCGAGAAGTACGTCAGCAACAAGTAG
- a CDS encoding ABC transporter ATP-binding protein — translation MTPPGEAAVPALRVRDLRKTYENGVQALKGVSLDVAPGDFFALLGPNGAGKSTLIGIASSLVNLTEGSVQVFGIDMVAHRSDAMRLIGLVPQEINFNLFEQPFDILVNYAGFYGIPREEAEAMAEAELRRAYLWEKARVMSRTLSGGMKRRLMIARAMMTRPRLLILDEPTAGVDIEIRRDMWRVLREINAAGTTIILTTHYLEEAESLCRNLAIIDHGAIVEQGPMRALLAKLDVEGFLFDIDGRLPAQLPVIEGTTLAAVDDHTLDLDMPRAMDLNRVFAALDAAGIRVRSMRTKSNRLEELFVRLTGDKAQKAA, via the coding sequence ATGACTCCCCCCGGCGAGGCAGCGGTCCCCGCGCTGCGCGTGCGCGACCTGCGCAAGACCTACGAAAACGGCGTGCAGGCGCTGAAAGGCGTCTCGCTCGACGTCGCCCCCGGCGATTTCTTCGCCCTGCTCGGCCCCAACGGCGCCGGCAAGTCGACCCTGATCGGCATCGCCAGCTCGCTGGTGAACCTCACCGAGGGCTCGGTACAGGTGTTCGGCATCGACATGGTCGCCCACCGCAGCGATGCGATGCGCCTGATCGGGCTTGTGCCGCAGGAAATCAACTTCAACCTGTTCGAGCAGCCGTTCGACATCCTGGTCAACTACGCCGGCTTCTACGGGATCCCGCGCGAGGAAGCCGAAGCCATGGCCGAGGCCGAGTTGCGCCGCGCCTACCTGTGGGAGAAGGCGCGGGTGATGAGCCGCACCCTGTCCGGCGGCATGAAGCGGCGGCTGATGATCGCCCGGGCGATGATGACCCGGCCGCGCCTGCTGATCCTGGACGAGCCCACCGCCGGCGTGGACATCGAGATCCGCCGCGACATGTGGCGGGTGCTGCGCGAGATCAACGCCGCCGGCACCACCATCATCCTGACCACGCACTACCTCGAGGAAGCCGAGAGCCTGTGCCGCAACCTGGCGATCATCGACCACGGCGCGATCGTGGAGCAGGGGCCGATGCGCGCGCTGCTAGCCAAGCTGGACGTGGAGGGCTTCCTGTTCGACATCGACGGCCGCCTGCCGGCGCAGTTGCCGGTGATCGAGGGCACCACCCTGGCCGCCGTCGACGACCACACCCTGGACCTGGACATGCCGCGGGCGATGGACCTCAACCGGGTGTTCGCCGCGCTGGATGCGGCCGGTATCCGGGTGCGCTCGATGCGGACCAAGAGCAACCGGCTGGAGGAGTTGTTCGTGCGATTGACGGGTGACAAGGCACAGAAGGCGGCCTGA
- a CDS encoding ABC transporter permease, with product MNQATTTPAEPTITQRNLVALGTIVRREVRRILRIWGQTLVPPAITMTLYFLIFGGLIGSKIGDMGGFSYMQFIVPGLVMMSVIQNSYGNISSSFFGAKFGRHVEELLVSPMPNWVILWGYVSGAVLRGLLVGVIVLGIAMFFTPVRIPHPLVTLSTVLLGATIFSLAGFVNAVYAKKFDDVAIVPTFILTPLTYLGGVFYSVTLLPGWAQALTHANPIFYMVNAFRYGLLGTSDVPLWVAYALMLGFVAALSTLSLWLLRRGVGLRS from the coding sequence ATGAACCAGGCCACGACCACCCCCGCCGAACCCACCATCACCCAGCGCAACCTCGTCGCCCTCGGCACCATCGTGCGCCGCGAGGTACGCCGGATCCTGCGCATCTGGGGCCAGACCCTGGTGCCGCCAGCGATCACCATGACCCTGTACTTCCTGATCTTCGGCGGCCTGATCGGCTCGAAGATCGGTGACATGGGCGGCTTCAGCTACATGCAGTTCATCGTCCCCGGCCTGGTGATGATGAGCGTGATCCAGAACAGCTACGGCAACATCTCCTCCTCGTTCTTCGGCGCCAAGTTCGGCCGCCACGTCGAGGAGCTGCTGGTCAGCCCGATGCCGAACTGGGTGATCCTGTGGGGCTACGTGTCCGGCGCGGTGCTGCGCGGTCTGCTGGTCGGGGTGATCGTGCTGGGGATCGCCATGTTCTTCACCCCGGTGCGGATACCGCACCCGCTGGTGACGCTGAGCACGGTGCTGCTGGGCGCGACCATCTTCTCGCTGGCCGGTTTCGTCAACGCGGTCTACGCCAAGAAGTTCGACGACGTGGCGATCGTGCCGACCTTCATCCTGACCCCGCTGACCTACCTGGGCGGGGTGTTCTATTCGGTCACGCTGCTGCCGGGCTGGGCGCAGGCGCTGACCCACGCCAATCCGATCTTCTACATGGTCAACGCGTTCCGCTATGGCCTGCTCGGCACCTCCGACGTGCCGCTGTGGGTGGCCTACGCGCTGATGCTCGGCTTCGTCGCCGCGCTGTCGACGCTGTCGCTGTGGCTGCTGCGCCGCGGCGTGGGCCTGCGCAGCTGA
- the panE gene encoding 2-dehydropantoate 2-reductase, with translation MRLLVLGAGGTGGYFGGRLAQSGADVTFLVRPARAALLRERGLRIRSPLGDADLAVAAVTAAELAALPPFDLVLLSCKAYDLGSAMDVLGATGPDTAILPILNGLLHYEALDVRFGSARVLGGLCFISATLGADGEVLHMGRPASITFGLREGNADTGALASLAAACAHAGVDHLVAPDIARAQWIKFSFLAALAAGTCLMRGSVGAIVATEGGAAFMATLHEECLAVAAAEGQPVPEDEARSARDQLVRASSPVTASMLRDLEAGRPVEALQIVGDMVHRAHRAGLPVPLLEAAWSHLQVYEAQQQR, from the coding sequence ATGCGCCTGCTCGTGCTCGGCGCCGGCGGCACCGGCGGCTATTTCGGCGGCCGGCTGGCGCAGTCGGGCGCGGACGTCACCTTTCTGGTCCGCCCCGCGCGCGCGGCGCTGCTGCGCGAGCGCGGCCTGCGCATCCGCAGCCCGCTGGGCGATGCCGACCTGGCGGTGGCCGCGGTCACCGCCGCGGAGCTGGCCGCACTGCCGCCGTTCGACCTGGTCCTGCTCAGTTGCAAGGCCTACGACCTGGGCAGCGCGATGGACGTCCTCGGCGCGACCGGTCCGGACACGGCCATCCTGCCGATCCTCAACGGCCTGCTCCACTACGAGGCACTGGATGTGCGCTTTGGCAGCGCACGCGTGCTCGGCGGGCTGTGCTTCATCAGCGCCACGCTCGGCGCCGATGGCGAGGTCCTGCACATGGGCCGGCCGGCCTCGATCACCTTCGGCCTGCGCGAGGGCAATGCCGACACCGGCGCGCTGGCGTCGCTGGCCGCGGCCTGCGCCCATGCGGGTGTGGACCACCTGGTCGCGCCCGACATCGCCCGTGCGCAATGGATCAAGTTCAGTTTCCTCGCCGCGCTGGCCGCGGGCACCTGCCTGATGCGCGGCAGCGTTGGCGCCATCGTCGCCACCGAGGGCGGCGCGGCGTTCATGGCCACGCTGCACGAGGAATGCCTGGCGGTGGCCGCCGCCGAAGGCCAGCCGGTGCCCGAAGACGAAGCGCGAAGCGCGCGCGACCAGCTGGTCCGTGCCAGCTCGCCGGTCACCGCCTCGATGCTGCGCGACCTGGAGGCCGGACGGCCGGTGGAGGCGTTGCAGATCGTCGGCGACATGGTCCACCGGGCGCATCGCGCCGGCCTGCCCGTGCCGTTGCTGGAGGCGGCATGGTCGCACCTGCAGGTGTACGAGGCGCAGCAGCAGCGCTGA
- a CDS encoding winged helix-turn-helix domain-containing protein — MPQTGPPSLEFEDTVIDFAGHRLLRGGSEQALEPKAFAVLALLAGTPGRVFTRDEILDAVWGHRHVTPGVLNRIMTLLRQALGEDAHHPRLLHTLHGVGYRFDLPAAAAPPPPGPTTTHPAEPVPDAVGPPRRRASDRAMPRTAAQAAFWLLLLVALALAGWRWWPREAPTAATAPTAAGSAEPAAVPTLVVMPLKAIGDDESGRVIADGLSEELIGSLAQIQGLRVIARTSTALAAAESSDPARLIARLGISHLLEGSLQRSGQRLRVRLRLVDAHSGDALWARDFDRDASEVLLLQQEIAEAVAASLALSLNLAATKGKTGDVDWLQRYLAARTLLERRDLPPEQSIEVAESEFRALLRERPDDARARASLALALYLRSVRRPSLASLPTLREEALHEAAIALQLDPSLPEPYMVQGEAACNANEWERCLALQEKADSVGSHQEFADGYAFTLAELGYLDRAEAKLREIIARDPINARPHFILARLLDTRGEHELAHREFEDHRSPNDVYGRWFNAVWRGDHAEALRIAEDEIGATGSPGAYDLLLKPGYVAGSRALIDPALWPQALAATAEFERQTGLLDFIRLLAPDAPEHGAELVRRLGEMRALGYSSWSLLLWTEDLAWLRRDPAFQAYLRDNGILDYWRKHGFPEQCRPHGDGAICE, encoded by the coding sequence ATGCCGCAAACCGGACCGCCCAGCCTCGAGTTCGAAGACACGGTGATCGATTTCGCCGGGCACCGGCTGTTGCGCGGCGGCAGCGAGCAGGCGCTGGAACCCAAGGCCTTCGCGGTGCTGGCGCTGCTGGCCGGCACCCCGGGCCGGGTATTCACCCGCGACGAGATCCTGGATGCGGTCTGGGGCCACCGCCACGTCACCCCCGGGGTGCTGAACCGGATCATGACCCTGCTGCGCCAGGCCCTGGGGGAGGACGCCCACCATCCGCGCCTGCTGCATACGCTGCATGGCGTCGGGTACCGCTTCGACCTGCCGGCCGCAGCCGCGCCACCGCCCCCCGGCCCGACCACCACGCACCCCGCCGAACCCGTGCCGGATGCGGTCGGACCGCCCCGCCGCCGCGCCAGCGACCGGGCGATGCCACGAACGGCCGCGCAGGCAGCGTTCTGGCTGTTGCTGCTGGTGGCGCTCGCCCTCGCCGGCTGGCGCTGGTGGCCGCGCGAGGCACCGACCGCGGCGACTGCGCCCACCGCCGCCGGATCAGCAGAACCGGCAGCCGTCCCGACGCTGGTGGTGATGCCGCTGAAGGCGATCGGCGACGACGAGAGCGGTCGCGTGATCGCCGACGGCCTCAGCGAGGAACTGATCGGCAGCCTGGCGCAGATCCAGGGCCTGCGCGTGATCGCGCGCACGTCGACGGCACTGGCCGCTGCCGAGTCCAGCGATCCGGCGCGGCTGATCGCGCGGCTCGGCATCAGCCACCTGCTCGAAGGCAGCCTGCAACGCAGCGGGCAGCGCCTGCGCGTGCGCCTGCGCCTGGTCGATGCGCACAGCGGCGACGCGCTGTGGGCCAGGGACTTCGACCGCGACGCATCGGAAGTATTGCTGCTGCAGCAGGAGATCGCCGAGGCGGTGGCCGCTTCCCTGGCGCTGAGCCTTAACCTGGCCGCGACCAAGGGGAAGACCGGCGATGTCGACTGGCTGCAACGCTACCTGGCGGCACGGACGCTCCTCGAGCGTCGCGACCTGCCGCCCGAGCAATCGATCGAGGTGGCGGAAAGCGAATTCCGCGCGCTGCTGCGCGAACGGCCCGACGACGCGCGTGCGCGCGCCAGCCTAGCCCTGGCGCTGTACCTGCGCAGCGTGCGTCGCCCGTCCCTGGCCTCGCTGCCCACGCTCCGCGAAGAGGCGCTGCACGAGGCCGCCATCGCCCTGCAGCTGGACCCGTCCCTGCCCGAACCCTACATGGTGCAGGGCGAGGCGGCGTGCAACGCAAACGAATGGGAGCGTTGCCTGGCACTGCAGGAAAAGGCCGACTCGGTCGGATCGCACCAGGAATTCGCCGACGGATACGCCTTCACCCTGGCCGAACTGGGGTACCTGGACCGCGCCGAGGCGAAACTGCGCGAGATCATCGCCCGTGATCCGATCAACGCCCGGCCGCACTTCATCCTCGCCCGCCTGCTCGACACCCGCGGCGAGCACGAGCTGGCGCACAGGGAGTTCGAGGATCACCGTTCGCCCAACGATGTCTACGGGCGCTGGTTCAACGCGGTCTGGCGCGGCGACCATGCCGAGGCCCTGCGCATCGCCGAGGACGAGATCGGCGCGACCGGCTCTCCCGGCGCCTACGACCTCCTGCTCAAGCCCGGCTACGTCGCCGGTTCGCGCGCCCTGATCGATCCCGCGCTCTGGCCGCAGGCGCTGGCCGCCACCGCAGAGTTCGAACGGCAGACCGGCCTGCTGGACTTCATCCGCCTGCTCGCACCCGACGCGCCGGAGCATGGCGCCGAGCTCGTCCGCCGGCTCGGTGAGATGCGTGCGCTGGGCTACTCCAGCTGGAGCCTGCTGCTGTGGACCGAGGACCTGGCCTGGCTGCGCCGTGATCCGGCCTTCCAGGCGTACCTGCGCGACAACGGCATTCTCGACTACTGGCGAAAGCACGGCTTCCCGGAACAATGCCGTCCGCACGGGGACGGCGCGATCTGCGAGTAG
- a CDS encoding TatD family hydrolase: MHLVDIGANLTHDSFDRDRDAVLARARAAGVVQMVVTGASREHSPLALQLAQRHPGFLYATAGVHPHHASEYTDECDAEMRALHAHPEVVAVGECGLDYFRDFSPRPAQRKAFERQLQIGVDLAVDGVGKPLFLHQRDAHDDFMAMMRNFDGRLGPAVVHCFTGTREELFDYLDQDWYIGITGWLCDERRGAHLRELVKHIPAQRLLVETDAPYLLPRTLKPTPKDRRNEPMFLPHIVAELARDRGEDIATTAAATTKAATGFFGLPG; the protein is encoded by the coding sequence ATGCACCTGGTCGACATCGGCGCCAACCTCACCCACGACAGCTTCGACCGCGACCGCGACGCGGTGCTGGCCCGCGCCCGCGCCGCCGGGGTGGTGCAGATGGTGGTCACCGGCGCCAGCCGCGAGCATTCGCCGCTGGCGCTGCAGCTGGCACAGCGGCACCCGGGCTTCCTGTACGCCACCGCCGGCGTGCACCCGCACCACGCCAGCGAATACACCGACGAGTGCGACGCGGAGATGCGCGCCCTGCACGCGCATCCGGAAGTGGTCGCGGTGGGCGAGTGCGGGCTGGACTACTTCCGCGACTTCTCGCCGCGCCCAGCCCAGCGCAAGGCCTTCGAGCGCCAGCTGCAGATCGGCGTGGACCTGGCCGTCGACGGCGTCGGCAAGCCGCTGTTCCTGCACCAGCGCGACGCCCACGACGATTTCATGGCGATGATGCGCAACTTCGACGGCCGCCTCGGCCCGGCGGTGGTGCACTGCTTCACCGGTACCCGCGAGGAGCTGTTCGACTACCTCGACCAGGACTGGTACATCGGTATCACCGGCTGGCTGTGCGACGAACGCCGCGGCGCGCACCTGCGCGAGCTGGTCAAGCACATCCCGGCCCAGCGGCTGCTGGTGGAGACCGACGCGCCCTACCTGCTGCCTCGCACGTTGAAGCCGACGCCCAAGGACCGGCGCAACGAGCCGATGTTCCTCCCGCACATCGTCGCGGAACTGGCGCGCGACCGCGGGGAGGACATCGCGACGACCGCGGCGGCAACGACCAAGGCCGCGACCGGATTCTTCGGCCTGCCCGGCTGA
- the hrpB gene encoding ATP-dependent helicase HrpB produces MDSTAFPIGPLLPAIRDSLAAHPRLVLEAPPGAGKTTQVPLALLDAPWLAGRRIVMLEPRRVAARSAAMFMARQLGEEVGGTVGYRIRFENKVSARTRIEVVTEGILTRMIQDDPELGGSGPDGIGALLFDEFHERHLSADLGLALALDVQAQLRDELRIVVMSATLDGERLARFLDAPRLSSAGRSYPVQVAHFPARREESMEAQARRAVDQALAAHPGDVLVFLPGQREIARVGAALEAGMSPSPYGRGIGERVGVAREPNGRRETLPSSAPAGHLLPRGHPVPEGEGIEVLALHGELPVEQQSRVLQPSPDGRRRVVLATNVAESSVTLPGVRVVVDSGLAREPRFDPNSGFSRLDAVAISQASADQRAGRAGRVAEGWAWRLWPESQRLEAQRRPEIAQVELAGLALELAAWGSDALRFVDPPPPGALAAARELLQRLGALAADGRITAAGRRMLALGTHPRLAAMLLAARNPREQALAADLAALVEARDPLRSRSDALAQRWRALAAFRGGRLPHDAGRAALAAIDAAARQWRRRLRCEAAPPAAIEAHELGDLLAHAFPDRIAARHPADPLRYQLANGRTARLFDDSALRGEPWLVASELRFEPRGDALLLRAAPVDESRLRSDFPERFVEREGVAWDADKRALVARRESRFDRIVLDSRPAGRVDPAQAAQALTDAVRELGLVALPWSEGLRQWQARVVSLRQWMPDLGLPDVSDAALAASLDDWLRPAFAGKTRLDALAEEELGEALKSPLDWGQRQQLDRLAPVRISVPSGMERRIDYALDHEGMAQPPVLAVKLQELFGLADTPRIADGRVPLTLHLLSPGGRPLQVTQDLKGFWDRTYPEVRKEMKGRYPRHPWPDDPWNAVATHRAKPRGT; encoded by the coding sequence ATGGATTCCACCGCCTTCCCCATCGGCCCGCTGCTGCCGGCGATCCGCGACAGCCTCGCCGCGCATCCGCGGCTGGTGCTGGAAGCGCCGCCCGGCGCCGGCAAGACCACCCAGGTGCCGCTGGCCCTGCTCGATGCGCCATGGCTGGCCGGCCGCAGGATCGTGATGCTGGAACCGCGCCGGGTCGCGGCGCGCAGCGCGGCGATGTTCATGGCGCGCCAGCTCGGCGAGGAGGTCGGTGGCACGGTCGGCTACCGGATCCGCTTCGAGAACAAGGTCTCGGCACGGACCCGGATCGAGGTCGTCACCGAGGGCATCCTCACCCGGATGATCCAGGACGACCCCGAACTTGGAGGGAGCGGGCCGGACGGCATCGGCGCGCTGCTGTTCGACGAATTCCACGAGCGCCACCTGTCGGCCGACCTCGGCCTGGCCCTGGCCCTGGACGTGCAGGCGCAGTTGCGCGACGAGCTGCGCATCGTGGTCATGTCGGCCACCCTCGACGGCGAGCGGCTGGCGCGCTTCCTCGACGCGCCGCGCCTGTCCAGCGCGGGCCGCAGCTATCCGGTGCAGGTCGCGCACTTCCCGGCCCGGCGCGAGGAATCGATGGAGGCGCAGGCGCGGCGCGCGGTGGACCAGGCGCTGGCCGCGCATCCGGGCGATGTGCTGGTGTTCCTGCCGGGCCAGCGCGAGATCGCGCGGGTCGGCGCGGCGCTCGAAGCCGGCATGAGCCCCTCTCCCTACGGGAGAGGGATTGGCGAGAGGGTTGGGGTTGCCCGCGAGCCGAACGGGCGTCGCGAAACCCTGCCCTCATCCGCCCCTGCGGGGCACCTTCTACCCCGAGGGCACCCTGTCCCGGAGGGAGAAGGGATAGAGGTGCTCGCCCTGCACGGCGAGTTGCCGGTGGAACAGCAATCGCGCGTGCTGCAGCCGTCGCCCGACGGCCGTCGCCGCGTGGTGCTGGCCACCAACGTCGCCGAGTCCTCGGTGACCCTGCCCGGGGTGCGGGTGGTCGTCGACAGCGGCCTGGCCCGCGAGCCGCGCTTCGATCCCAACAGCGGCTTCTCGCGGCTGGACGCGGTGGCCATCTCGCAGGCCTCGGCCGACCAGCGCGCCGGCCGCGCCGGCCGCGTCGCCGAAGGCTGGGCCTGGCGGCTGTGGCCGGAATCGCAGCGGCTGGAGGCGCAACGGCGGCCGGAGATCGCCCAGGTCGAACTGGCCGGGCTGGCGCTGGAACTGGCCGCCTGGGGCAGCGACGCGCTGCGCTTCGTCGATCCGCCGCCGCCGGGCGCGTTGGCCGCCGCGCGCGAGCTGTTGCAGCGGCTGGGCGCGCTCGCCGCCGATGGCCGGATCACCGCCGCCGGCCGGCGCATGCTCGCGCTGGGCACGCATCCACGCCTGGCGGCGATGCTGCTGGCCGCGCGCAATCCGCGCGAACAGGCGCTGGCCGCCGACCTGGCCGCGCTGGTCGAAGCCCGCGACCCGCTGCGCAGCCGCAGCGACGCACTGGCCCAACGCTGGCGCGCGCTGGCCGCGTTCCGCGGCGGACGCCTGCCGCACGACGCCGGCCGTGCTGCGCTGGCCGCGATCGACGCGGCCGCCAGGCAGTGGCGCCGCCGCCTGCGCTGCGAGGCCGCGCCGCCGGCCGCGATCGAGGCGCATGAACTGGGCGACCTGCTCGCCCACGCATTCCCTGACCGGATTGCGGCGCGGCATCCGGCCGATCCGCTGCGCTATCAACTGGCCAACGGCCGCACCGCGCGGCTGTTCGATGACAGTGCGTTGCGCGGCGAGCCGTGGCTGGTCGCCAGCGAGCTGCGCTTCGAACCGCGCGGCGACGCGCTGCTGCTGCGCGCCGCGCCGGTGGACGAATCGCGGCTGCGCAGCGATTTCCCGGAGCGCTTCGTCGAACGCGAGGGCGTGGCGTGGGACGCGGACAAGCGCGCGCTGGTGGCGCGGCGCGAATCGCGCTTCGACCGGATCGTGCTCGACAGCCGTCCCGCCGGCCGGGTCGATCCGGCCCAGGCGGCGCAGGCGCTGACCGACGCGGTGCGCGAACTCGGCCTGGTCGCGCTGCCATGGAGCGAAGGCCTGCGCCAGTGGCAGGCGCGGGTGGTGTCGCTGCGGCAGTGGATGCCGGACCTGGGCCTGCCCGACGTATCCGACGCCGCGCTGGCCGCCAGCCTCGACGACTGGCTGCGCCCGGCCTTCGCCGGCAAGACCCGGCTCGATGCGCTGGCGGAGGAGGAACTGGGCGAAGCGCTGAAGTCGCCGCTGGACTGGGGCCAGCGCCAGCAGCTCGACCGGCTGGCGCCGGTGCGCATCAGCGTGCCCTCGGGCATGGAGCGGCGCATCGACTACGCGCTCGACCACGAGGGCATGGCGCAGCCGCCGGTGCTGGCGGTCAAGCTGCAGGAGCTGTTCGGCCTGGCCGACACCCCGCGGATCGCCGATGGCCGGGTCCCGCTGACCCTGCACCTGCTCTCGCCCGGCGGCCGGCCGTTGCAGGTGACCCAGGACCTGAAGGGCTTCTGGGACCGCACCTACCCGGAGGTGAGGAAGGAGATGAAGGGGCGGTATCCCCGTCACCCTTGGCCCGACGACCCCTGGAACGCCGTCGCCACCCATCGGGCCAAACCGCGGGGAACGTGA
- a CDS encoding pseudouridine synthase, with the protein MLVAFNKPYGVLCQFTDRSIPPRPTLAGFGLPPDVYPAGRLDHDSEGLLLLTDDGALAHRLTDPRHKQPKAYWVQVEGEPRGEQLDVLRSGVTLNDGPTRPAQARRLDQPPVLWPRDPPVRYRKTVLDAWLELVISEGRNRQVRRMTAAVGLPTLRLVRVAVGRHRLDALGEAGGWLAPGQWRRLE; encoded by the coding sequence ATGCTGGTCGCCTTCAACAAGCCCTACGGCGTGCTGTGCCAGTTCACCGACCGCAGCATCCCGCCGCGGCCGACCCTGGCCGGTTTCGGCCTGCCGCCGGACGTGTATCCCGCCGGGCGCCTGGACCATGACAGCGAGGGCCTGCTGCTGCTGACCGACGACGGCGCGCTCGCGCACCGGCTGACCGATCCGCGGCACAAGCAGCCCAAGGCCTACTGGGTGCAGGTGGAGGGCGAGCCGCGCGGGGAACAGCTGGACGTGCTGCGCAGCGGCGTCACGCTCAACGACGGACCGACCCGGCCGGCGCAGGCGCGCCGGCTCGATCAGCCGCCGGTACTGTGGCCACGCGATCCGCCGGTGCGCTACCGCAAGACCGTGCTGGACGCGTGGCTGGAGCTGGTCATCAGCGAGGGCCGCAACCGCCAGGTGCGGCGTATGACCGCCGCGGTCGGGCTGCCGACGCTGCGGCTGGTACGGGTGGCGGTGGGGCGGCATCGGCTGGATGCGCTGGGCGAGGCGGGCGGTTGGCTCGCGCCTGGCCAGTGGCGGCGGCTGGAGTAA
- a CDS encoding putative quinol monooxygenase, translating to MHGLIGKFRAHPGQRDTLAAILLQGINAMPGCLSYVVAEDPEDADALWITEVWDSADSHRASLALPAVREAIAKAMPLIAGFDSHVQTRPIGGHGLPAA from the coding sequence ATGCACGGCCTGATCGGCAAGTTCCGCGCCCACCCCGGCCAACGCGACACGCTGGCCGCGATCCTGTTGCAGGGCATCAACGCCATGCCCGGCTGCCTGAGCTACGTGGTGGCCGAGGATCCCGAAGACGCCGACGCGTTGTGGATAACCGAGGTTTGGGACAGCGCCGACAGCCATCGCGCTTCGCTGGCACTGCCCGCCGTGCGCGAGGCGATCGCCAAGGCCATGCCGCTGATCGCCGGCTTCGATTCGCACGTGCAGACCCGGCCGATCGGCGGACACGGCCTGCCCGCCGCCTGA
- a CDS encoding class I SAM-dependent methyltransferase — MIRNPISRACVLALALAAAAPIAQAVKPADSATLPAPDAALQAALDGAWRDPANTARDTYRHPGQTLAFFGIKPDMTVVEITPGGGWYAEILAPYLRGDGKYVAAVVDPMAVAEGRGRDYQQRSKDGLEKKFADAPTQFDKAEVVAYDPKAPSFGAPDSADLVVTFRNVHNWRGAGQAEGMFKGFYEVLKPGGVLGVVEHRADGDVPADDKTGYVGQAQVIALAEAAGFQLAGSSEVNANPRDTKDHPNGVWTLPPSNNHPEAERAKYQAIGESDRMTLRFVKAAGDR, encoded by the coding sequence ATGATCCGCAATCCGATTTCCCGCGCCTGCGTGCTTGCCCTGGCCCTCGCCGCCGCCGCGCCGATCGCGCAGGCGGTCAAGCCGGCCGACAGCGCCACGCTGCCCGCACCCGATGCCGCGCTGCAGGCCGCGCTCGACGGCGCCTGGCGCGATCCGGCCAACACCGCGCGCGACACGTACCGCCATCCGGGCCAGACCCTGGCCTTCTTCGGCATCAAGCCGGACATGACCGTGGTGGAGATCACCCCCGGCGGCGGCTGGTACGCGGAGATCCTGGCGCCCTACCTGCGCGGGGACGGCAAGTACGTCGCCGCGGTGGTCGATCCGATGGCGGTGGCCGAGGGCCGCGGCCGCGACTACCAGCAGCGCTCGAAGGACGGCCTGGAGAAGAAGTTCGCCGACGCGCCGACGCAGTTCGACAAGGCCGAGGTGGTCGCCTACGACCCGAAGGCCCCGTCGTTCGGCGCGCCGGACTCGGCCGACCTGGTGGTGACCTTCCGCAACGTGCACAACTGGCGCGGCGCCGGCCAGGCCGAGGGCATGTTCAAAGGCTTCTACGAGGTGCTCAAGCCCGGCGGCGTGCTCGGCGTGGTCGAGCACCGCGCCGACGGCGACGTGCCGGCCGACGACAAGACCGGCTACGTCGGCCAGGCGCAGGTGATCGCGCTGGCCGAGGCGGCCGGCTTCCAGCTCGCCGGCAGCAGCGAGGTCAACGCCAACCCGCGCGACACCAAGGACCACCCGAACGGAGTGTGGACCCTGCCGCCGTCCAACAACCATCCCGAAGCCGAACGCGCCAAGTACCAGGCGATCGGCGAGAGCGACCGGATGACGCTGCGTTTCGTGAAAGCGGCCGGCGACCGGTAA